A single region of the Chthoniobacterales bacterium genome encodes:
- a CDS encoding BatA domain-containing protein, whose protein sequence is MSGLFFANLAGLWALIGVPAVLLIHFLQRESRRVVTGTLFLLEQLAPESAQGRRFDRLRNSVSLWLQLLAILLITWLLAEPRWIRHDSAQTVAIVLDDSASMSAFADDARQALADRASSLSSAAAHTDWTLLDSHGTRLYHGPNSTGLLAALKNWKPTAPEHDPAPAFRTAQSLVRQKGAVLYLTDHAAAVPPRVECLAVGRPFNNVGFTGLRADAAGWQVLVKNNSDQPATRTWKLDGQPRGTVELGPNGMAELTSQFPGLVERCTLQLEADRFTLDDTLPVQRPCPKQLGIYSDPGTPFDDFFKAFAASISDRSPTGRDLRLVRFDPLYPKPLEGGSIVFVDQPGVPGKLLTGSIIAENHPLVHDLVWQGLLVNETLVITPEASDEPLVSQDGRPLLFLRRIGKSRSLMVNFDLRYSNATRLPAFVLALHRFTEIVRAERSDTESLNVETRQLLPDDSRAPEVPGFFERPQLKAAAHFADSRETDFRQASSSDPVRRIVTELRQRNSEEDFLTPVWVLLLLATIAGSWLLTGPKTRGVA, encoded by the coding sequence ATGAGTGGGCTTTTCTTTGCCAATCTGGCCGGACTCTGGGCGCTGATCGGAGTTCCAGCGGTATTGCTGATCCATTTTTTGCAGCGCGAATCCCGTCGCGTCGTCACGGGCACGCTCTTTCTCCTCGAACAACTCGCGCCTGAAAGCGCCCAGGGGCGGCGCTTCGATCGTCTGAGAAATTCCGTCAGTCTCTGGCTGCAACTGCTCGCCATTTTGCTCATCACCTGGCTGCTGGCCGAGCCGCGCTGGATTCGCCATGACTCGGCTCAAACCGTGGCCATCGTCCTCGACGACAGCGCTTCCATGAGCGCATTTGCGGACGACGCGCGGCAGGCGCTCGCAGACCGGGCCAGCTCTCTTTCCAGCGCCGCCGCGCACACCGATTGGACGCTGCTCGATAGCCATGGAACTCGACTCTACCACGGCCCCAATTCCACAGGTTTGCTCGCCGCTCTGAAGAACTGGAAACCCACTGCGCCCGAGCACGATCCGGCCCCGGCATTTCGCACTGCGCAAAGCCTCGTCCGCCAGAAAGGTGCCGTCCTTTATCTCACCGACCACGCGGCCGCCGTGCCGCCCCGTGTGGAATGTCTTGCCGTCGGCCGCCCCTTCAACAACGTCGGCTTCACCGGCCTCCGCGCCGACGCCGCCGGGTGGCAGGTGCTCGTGAAAAACAACAGCGACCAGCCCGCGACGCGCACCTGGAAATTGGACGGTCAGCCACGCGGCACAGTCGAGTTAGGGCCGAATGGCATGGCGGAATTGACCAGTCAATTTCCTGGTCTCGTCGAACGCTGCACGCTCCAATTAGAGGCGGATCGCTTCACCCTCGACGACACGCTTCCGGTGCAGCGTCCGTGTCCGAAACAGCTCGGCATTTACTCCGATCCGGGCACTCCCTTCGACGATTTTTTCAAGGCATTCGCCGCCAGTATTTCCGATCGCTCACCCACTGGTCGCGACCTCCGGCTGGTGCGTTTCGATCCGCTGTATCCGAAACCGCTGGAGGGCGGCAGCATCGTCTTTGTCGATCAACCCGGAGTGCCCGGCAAGCTTCTGACCGGCTCCATCATCGCGGAAAATCATCCGCTGGTGCACGACCTCGTCTGGCAGGGTTTGCTTGTGAACGAGACCTTGGTCATCACGCCCGAGGCGTCGGATGAGCCCCTCGTTTCGCAGGACGGACGCCCGCTTTTATTCCTGCGCCGCATTGGTAAAAGCCGTTCGCTAATGGTGAACTTCGACCTGCGCTATTCCAATGCCACCCGGCTGCCCGCCTTCGTTCTCGCGCTGCATCGCTTCACCGAAATCGTGCGCGCCGAACGCTCCGACACCGAGTCGCTCAACGTCGAGACCCGCCAGCTTCTCCCCGACGATTCCCGCGCCCCGGAAGTGCCCGGTTTCTTTGAGCGTCCGCAACTGAAAGCCGCCGCGCATTTTGCCGATTCGCGCGAAACCGATTTTCGTCAGGCATCGTCGTCCGATCCGGTCCGCCGCATCGTCACCGAGTTGCGCCAGCGCAACAGCGAGGAAGACTTTCTCACTCCCGTCTGGGTCCTGCTTTTGCTCGCGACCATCGCCGGGAGCTGGCTGCTAACCGGGCCAAAAACGAGGGGAGTTGCATGA
- a CDS encoding DUF58 domain-containing protein has protein sequence MMPDREERRAIHSRMQAAAGRMRLPFRSRTWRGPSGSWQGAGAGSSIDFQDHRAYMPGDDPRHIDWQAYARSGQYSMKLYREEVSPAVDLVLDISSSMFISAAKANRTLELFYFCLESARQSGAAVHVYVLNGVESARWPVESALGGGDWLALKFQKTHFALPWRQGSLRVLISDLLFSGAPSPMLTALSAARGTGIIFAPFTQDEAEPDWNGNIQFADCESEQSRVQLVSPGLLTRYRAAYQRHFALWSLEGQRHRVALARVGDAGDFHAALRHEALPKGAVEMCG, from the coding sequence ATGATGCCTGATCGCGAGGAGCGGCGTGCTATTCACTCGCGAATGCAGGCGGCGGCGGGGCGGATGCGACTCCCATTTCGCAGCCGCACATGGCGGGGCCCAAGCGGTTCATGGCAGGGAGCGGGGGCGGGGAGTTCCATCGATTTCCAGGATCATCGCGCCTACATGCCGGGCGACGATCCGCGTCACATCGACTGGCAGGCGTATGCGCGGAGCGGCCAGTATTCGATGAAATTATATCGCGAGGAAGTCAGTCCCGCCGTCGATCTTGTGCTCGACATTTCGAGTTCCATGTTTATCAGCGCGGCGAAGGCTAATCGCACGCTGGAGCTGTTTTATTTCTGCCTCGAAAGCGCCCGTCAATCCGGCGCGGCCGTCCACGTTTACGTTCTTAACGGAGTCGAATCCGCCCGCTGGCCCGTCGAATCCGCCCTCGGCGGCGGGGACTGGCTCGCGTTGAAATTTCAGAAAACGCACTTCGCGCTTCCGTGGCGTCAAGGCTCCCTGCGCGTTCTCATTTCCGACCTGCTTTTTTCTGGCGCACCGAGTCCGATGCTCACCGCGCTGAGCGCCGCGCGTGGCACAGGGATCATCTTCGCGCCCTTTACTCAGGACGAGGCCGAGCCCGATTGGAATGGCAACATCCAGTTTGCCGATTGCGAGTCGGAACAGAGTCGAGTCCAACTCGTCTCACCCGGTCTGCTTACGCGCTATCGTGCTGCCTACCAGCGCCATTTCGCCCTCTGGTCGCTGGAGGGGCAGCGTCACCGCGTCGCCCTCGCGCGGGTCGGTGATGCGGGTGATTTTCACGCCGCCCTGCGTCACGAGGCCCTGCCCAAAGGCGCCGTGGAGATGTGCGGATGA
- a CDS encoding carbohydrate kinase — translation MSTEFYAFGEILWDCLPSGRHAGGAPFNVTAHLSQLGASASLISAIGRDALGDEILQVAIDKGVNIEFVDRARIGLTTGMVIVTLDEKANASYELVQPAAWDEIKVPPAALEAVAESRALIYGSLAGRSPYNLDQLDKLLDVAGPLKFFDVNLRPPFANPTLVFALAQRADVIKLNDDEAGQLASWISTGEMALHTPRDAESLAAACAIIAEKTNTRRICVTRGPSGAALWDNGTLVCAPAPEVTVKDTVGAGDAFMAGLMVGLTRGNEPALTLKNACRLGAYVASHFGATPLLPPEIIAEFQNS, via the coding sequence ATGAGCACTGAATTTTACGCCTTCGGAGAAATCCTCTGGGACTGCCTGCCTTCGGGGCGTCACGCGGGAGGCGCGCCCTTCAACGTCACCGCGCATCTCTCGCAACTCGGCGCCAGTGCGTCGCTCATTTCCGCGATCGGACGTGACGCACTCGGCGACGAAATCCTCCAGGTCGCCATCGACAAAGGCGTGAACATCGAGTTTGTGGATCGCGCCCGGATAGGACTCACCACGGGCATGGTCATCGTGACTTTGGACGAAAAAGCCAACGCCAGCTACGAGCTCGTCCAGCCTGCCGCCTGGGATGAAATCAAAGTCCCGCCTGCCGCGCTTGAAGCTGTCGCCGAAAGCCGCGCGCTGATCTACGGCTCGCTCGCCGGACGTTCGCCCTACAATCTCGATCAACTCGACAAACTCCTCGATGTGGCTGGCCCGCTGAAGTTTTTCGACGTGAATCTGCGGCCTCCATTTGCCAATCCCACGCTGGTATTTGCGCTCGCTCAGCGAGCCGACGTCATCAAGCTAAACGACGACGAAGCCGGTCAGCTCGCCTCCTGGATTTCCACCGGTGAGATGGCGCTCCACACGCCCCGCGACGCGGAATCACTCGCCGCCGCCTGTGCCATCATTGCCGAAAAGACCAATACCCGCCGCATCTGCGTCACGCGTGGTCCCTCCGGTGCCGCGCTTTGGGACAACGGCACTCTCGTCTGCGCTCCCGCGCCGGAAGTCACCGTGAAGGACACTGTCGGCGCTGGCGACGCCTTCATGGCCGGGCTGATGGTCGGCCTGACCCGTGGAAATGAACCTGCGCTGACGTTGAAAAACGCCTGCCGCCTCGGCGCGTATGTCGCCTCCCATTTCGGTGCAACTCCGCTTTTGCCGCCCGAGATCATCGCGGAATTTCAGAATTCCTAG
- a CDS encoding sugar MFS transporter, protein MNPSAKSRKMFVTDDGRNVWFTFVLLVLLFALWGFCNGMIDVMDKHFQEELHLSLAQSARVQMAHYLGYLLMAIPAGWLASRLGYKGGIITGLLMVAAGGFWFIQATHIAQFWAFLLGVCVIAAGLTFLETVANPYTTVLGPLEYSATRINLAQSCNGIGLVFGPIVGAQFFYAKNAAGESTGSETLWIPYVFIAVIVLVLAVVFFFAPMPDIKMEDDYHIDAEASAAQAKPTGWLTPWLQPWKHPHFVMAVVAQFLYVAAQAGVWSYFINYMTTQTPPVPASWETSLRDAPGFLRGLFETKHGALVFSDKGASTLASFGFICFLTGRFTGAAILRKAAAHRVLGLYGLLNVVACFLIFLKLGWVSVACVFVSYFLMSIMFPTIFALGIFGLGEQAKKASSFIVMAIFGGAVVPQIMGHVGDAYGMSRAFIVPILCFAVVAAYGYLWPRLSGHEAMHGVSTNRGH, encoded by the coding sequence ATGAATCCATCCGCCAAATCGCGTAAAATGTTCGTCACCGATGACGGGCGCAACGTCTGGTTTACGTTCGTCCTGCTAGTGCTGCTCTTCGCGCTATGGGGCTTTTGCAACGGCATGATCGATGTCATGGACAAGCATTTCCAAGAGGAGTTGCATCTCAGTCTGGCCCAGTCGGCGAGAGTCCAGATGGCGCATTATCTCGGCTATCTGCTGATGGCGATTCCCGCCGGCTGGCTGGCCTCGCGACTCGGCTACAAGGGCGGCATCATCACCGGTCTGCTGATGGTGGCAGCGGGCGGGTTCTGGTTCATTCAAGCGACGCACATCGCGCAATTCTGGGCGTTTCTCCTCGGGGTTTGCGTCATCGCCGCCGGACTCACCTTCCTCGAAACCGTGGCCAATCCCTACACTACCGTGCTCGGTCCGCTGGAATATTCCGCGACGCGCATCAATCTAGCGCAATCCTGCAACGGGATCGGACTCGTCTTTGGCCCGATTGTGGGCGCGCAGTTTTTCTACGCCAAAAACGCCGCCGGAGAGAGCACCGGCAGCGAGACTCTTTGGATTCCCTACGTTTTCATCGCGGTCATCGTCCTCGTGTTGGCGGTCGTTTTCTTTTTCGCCCCGATGCCCGACATCAAAATGGAGGACGACTACCACATCGACGCCGAGGCGAGCGCAGCCCAAGCCAAACCAACCGGCTGGCTCACGCCGTGGCTGCAACCGTGGAAACATCCGCACTTCGTCATGGCGGTGGTGGCGCAGTTTCTCTACGTCGCCGCGCAGGCCGGAGTCTGGAGTTATTTCATCAATTACATGACCACCCAGACGCCGCCTGTGCCCGCCTCCTGGGAGACCTCGTTGCGCGACGCGCCGGGCTTTTTGCGAGGGCTTTTTGAGACGAAACACGGAGCGCTCGTTTTTAGCGACAAAGGCGCTTCCACACTGGCGTCCTTTGGCTTCATCTGCTTTCTGACCGGTCGTTTTACCGGCGCGGCCATTTTAAGAAAAGCCGCGGCGCATCGTGTGCTCGGTCTTTACGGATTGCTCAACGTCGTCGCCTGTTTCCTGATATTTCTCAAACTCGGCTGGGTCTCGGTGGCGTGCGTTTTCGTGAGTTATTTTCTGATGTCGATCATGTTTCCCACGATCTTCGCGCTCGGGATTTTTGGGCTGGGCGAACAGGCCAAGAAAGCGTCTTCCTTCATCGTCATGGCCATCTTTGGCGGAGCGGTCGTGCCGCAAATCATGGGCCACGTCGGCGATGCTTATGGCATGTCGCGGGCGTTTATCGTGCCCATTCTTTGCTTCGCGGTCGTCGCCGCTTACGGATATTTGTGGCCGCGGTTGAGCGGTCACGAGGCCATGCACGGAGTCTCCACCAATCGCGGGCACTAG
- a CDS encoding carbohydrate porin, whose product MKALSPSLLAALLFAGTAFAEKPLTQTQQSLLQPEHETAIAPAGLSIDSLATGDWGGARTRLYRSGVDVFGFYNNIISGNVTGGRSSGHATYDHDIWLGVKFDLDVLFGWKGGQFVISGINREGEDLTNKYIGSIYSTQQLVGGQRTFLYQLYLQQKLFDDKLTLKLGRFSASDDFNSSPLYGYSLNNGINGNIRNVLFDTRFSAYPFPVWAGAVLYDPSPAWHFKFGLFQTSQDMFENDDHGLNFSLGGNDGYTAILQVGWSHEFFKTTNPNAGSDGKNAIAPSSEVKGLPGHYWVGFTYSQWDQYQRFGGGTKDVSYGFYAHADQMLTQESWGSDQGLTAFVASGYYPQKEIAIVPFQVNLGLNYKGLFPGRDDDHTMLHFIYGRLSRDYARSVRVPGRGDPESEKIVELAHRFQVTKWSYFQPDVQWVIDPSGTGDIPDAVVIGAQMGLTF is encoded by the coding sequence ATGAAAGCTCTCTCCCCGAGTCTACTGGCGGCGCTCCTTTTTGCGGGCACCGCATTCGCTGAAAAGCCTCTGACTCAAACGCAGCAATCGCTGTTGCAACCGGAGCACGAGACGGCCATCGCGCCTGCTGGTTTGTCCATCGATAGCCTCGCCACGGGCGATTGGGGCGGTGCGCGGACGCGGCTTTATCGCTCGGGAGTCGATGTCTTTGGTTTCTACAACAACATCATTTCCGGCAATGTGACGGGCGGCCGCAGCTCGGGCCATGCGACCTACGATCACGACATCTGGCTCGGAGTGAAGTTTGATCTCGACGTGCTTTTCGGTTGGAAAGGTGGCCAGTTTGTCATCAGCGGCATCAACCGCGAAGGCGAGGATCTGACGAACAAATATATCGGGAGCATTTACTCGACTCAGCAACTCGTCGGCGGCCAGCGGACGTTCCTCTATCAGCTCTATCTCCAGCAGAAACTTTTCGACGATAAACTCACGCTCAAGCTCGGACGTTTCTCCGCTTCGGACGATTTCAACTCGTCGCCGCTCTACGGCTATTCGCTGAACAACGGCATCAACGGCAACATCCGCAATGTGCTCTTCGACACGCGTTTTTCCGCCTACCCATTTCCCGTCTGGGCGGGCGCGGTGCTCTACGATCCGTCGCCGGCGTGGCACTTCAAATTTGGGCTTTTCCAAACGTCGCAGGACATGTTTGAAAACGACGATCACGGCTTGAATTTCAGCCTCGGCGGCAACGACGGCTACACCGCTATCCTGCAAGTCGGCTGGTCGCACGAGTTTTTCAAAACCACCAATCCCAATGCTGGTTCCGACGGCAAAAACGCCATCGCGCCGTCGTCGGAAGTGAAGGGACTTCCCGGTCATTATTGGGTCGGATTTACCTACTCGCAGTGGGATCAATATCAGCGTTTTGGCGGTGGAACGAAGGATGTTTCCTACGGCTTCTATGCGCACGCCGACCAGATGCTGACGCAGGAAAGCTGGGGCAGCGACCAGGGTCTGACCGCCTTTGTGGCGAGTGGCTATTATCCGCAAAAGGAAATCGCGATCGTGCCGTTTCAGGTGAATCTCGGGCTGAATTACAAAGGGCTTTTCCCCGGGCGCGATGACGACCATACGATGCTTCATTTCATCTACGGCCGGCTCAGCCGCGACTACGCCCGGAGTGTGCGCGTGCCCGGACGCGGCGATCCGGAATCAGAGAAAATCGTCGAACTGGCGCACCGTTTCCAAGTCACCAAATGGAGCTACTTCCAGCCCGACGTGCAATGGGTGATCGACCCCAGCGGCACGGGCGACATACCGGACGCGGTCGTGATCGGCGCGCAGATGGGACTTACATTTTAA
- a CDS encoding deoxyribodipyrimidine photo-lyase yields MHIHWFRRDLRLTDNTALHAATQSGMEVVPVYILSNWRKNHPWTGLARQQFLCGCLESLAKNLATIGGRLIVRQGGAVAELRKLIRETRATSIFTNRDPDPFGRVTEVAVAKMAAEEGCKLVLCQDIAIHERDEVRTGTGGVFRVFTPYAKAWRKLPKPGSLPKLSTIRTPENISSLPLPTLETRGLAGRVNIVEAGEDSARTRLKNFLGRKIFQYDATRNLPEIDGGSRLSQDLRWGLISPREVYWRSAEAAARGNAVERKSAEVFINELIWREFYLQILWHFPEVLESDFNPKYAQVEWKSDDAAFARWCAGETGFPIVDAAMRQLNATGFMHNRLRMITAMFLTKDLHIHWREGERYFMQKLVDGEIASNNGGWQWSAGTGADAAPYFRIQNPWLQTARFDGEGKFIQRWLPELAQVEPRKFCEPPGLPLARNYPLPMVDHHRERDVTLELFRRGLDF; encoded by the coding sequence ATGCACATTCACTGGTTTCGCCGCGACCTGCGCCTGACGGACAACACCGCCCTCCACGCTGCCACGCAGAGTGGAATGGAAGTCGTCCCTGTTTACATCTTGAGCAACTGGCGGAAAAATCACCCCTGGACCGGTCTCGCGCGTCAGCAATTTCTCTGCGGCTGTCTGGAGTCTTTGGCAAAAAATCTCGCCACGATTGGAGGCCGGCTGATCGTCCGACAGGGCGGCGCGGTCGCGGAACTCCGCAAGCTGATCCGGGAAACGCGGGCGACTTCCATCTTTACCAACCGCGATCCCGATCCGTTTGGGCGGGTAACGGAGGTCGCCGTTGCGAAAATGGCGGCGGAGGAAGGCTGCAAACTCGTGCTCTGCCAGGACATCGCGATTCATGAGCGCGACGAAGTGCGCACCGGAACGGGCGGCGTTTTCCGGGTGTTCACGCCGTATGCCAAGGCCTGGCGCAAACTGCCGAAGCCCGGATCGCTGCCGAAGTTGAGCACCATCCGAACACCGGAAAACATTTCCTCGTTGCCGTTGCCGACGCTGGAAACCCGGGGTCTGGCCGGTCGCGTGAACATCGTGGAGGCAGGCGAAGATTCCGCCCGCACTCGACTGAAAAATTTCCTCGGACGCAAAATTTTCCAATACGATGCGACTCGCAACCTGCCTGAGATCGACGGCGGTTCGCGACTTTCCCAAGACTTGCGCTGGGGGCTGATTTCGCCGCGCGAGGTTTATTGGAGGAGCGCCGAGGCTGCGGCCCGAGGCAACGCCGTCGAGCGGAAAAGCGCGGAAGTCTTCATCAACGAACTGATCTGGCGCGAGTTTTACCTGCAAATCCTCTGGCATTTTCCCGAAGTTCTGGAGTCGGATTTCAACCCGAAATACGCCCAAGTCGAATGGAAGTCGGATGACGCCGCGTTCGCCCGCTGGTGCGCGGGAGAAACCGGTTTTCCCATCGTGGACGCGGCGATGCGGCAGTTGAATGCGACCGGGTTTATGCACAACCGACTGCGCATGATTACGGCGATGTTTTTGACCAAGGACCTGCACATTCACTGGCGCGAAGGGGAGCGGTATTTCATGCAAAAACTGGTGGACGGCGAGATCGCCTCGAACAACGGCGGCTGGCAATGGAGCGCCGGAACCGGGGCCGATGCCGCGCCGTATTTCCGCATTCAAAACCCGTGGCTGCAGACGGCGCGGTTCGACGGAGAGGGGAAATTCATTCAGCGCTGGCTGCCGGAGCTGGCGCAGGTGGAGCCGAGGAAATTTTGCGAACCGCCGGGTCTGCCGCTGGCGAGAAATTACCCGCTGCCGATGGTGGATCATCACCGCGAACGCGATGTGACTCTGGAGCTTTTCCGGCGTGGCTTGGATTTTTGA
- the lpxI gene encoding UDP-2,3-diacylglucosamine diphosphatase LpxI (LpxI, functionally equivalent to LpxH, replaces it in LPS biosynthesis in a minority of bacteria.) yields the protein MESLGIIAGNGAYPFELAQRARAAGVRRIVVAAFENETRPELASQVDEITWIRVGQLGKMIGIFEKSGVQDVIMAGQIAPKNLFDLRPDFKALLLLGRLKERNAESLFGGIADELAKSGVTLLSATTFLEDSLAPEGHIAGPKLKKRTIDDLEYGFRIAKEVSRLDIGQTVVVRNGTVLAVEAFEGTNDAIQRGGKMGNGSAVMVKVSKPDQDFRFDVPVIGLQTLETAQAAGVIAIGVESGKTLLLERAQLLADAAARKITLFGL from the coding sequence ATGGAATCCCTCGGCATTATCGCTGGCAACGGCGCGTATCCCTTTGAGCTGGCGCAACGTGCCCGCGCCGCCGGGGTGAGGCGAATCGTGGTCGCCGCCTTTGAAAACGAGACGCGGCCCGAACTCGCCTCGCAGGTGGACGAAATCACCTGGATTCGCGTCGGCCAGCTCGGGAAAATGATCGGGATTTTTGAGAAATCGGGCGTTCAGGATGTGATCATGGCCGGCCAGATTGCGCCGAAGAATTTGTTTGATCTGCGGCCCGATTTTAAGGCGTTGCTCTTGCTCGGACGACTGAAGGAGCGCAACGCGGAAAGCCTTTTTGGCGGCATCGCCGACGAGCTGGCCAAGAGCGGAGTTACATTGTTATCAGCGACGACGTTTCTGGAGGATTCGCTCGCGCCGGAAGGGCACATCGCCGGGCCGAAACTGAAGAAACGCACCATCGACGACCTCGAATACGGCTTCCGCATCGCCAAGGAAGTGAGCCGGCTCGACATCGGGCAGACGGTCGTCGTTCGCAACGGCACCGTGCTCGCCGTCGAGGCATTTGAGGGGACAAACGACGCCATCCAGCGCGGTGGAAAAATGGGCAACGGCAGCGCCGTGATGGTGAAAGTGTCGAAGCCGGATCAGGACTTCCGTTTCGATGTGCCGGTCATCGGTTTGCAAACCCTGGAAACCGCCCAAGCCGCCGGCGTGATTGCGATCGGAGTCGAATCTGGCAAAACGCTTTTGCTGGAACGCGCCCAACTTCTAGCCGACGCGGCAGCCCGCAAAATCACGCTCTTCGGTTTGTAA
- a CDS encoding Gfo/Idh/MocA family oxidoreductase, which yields MTKIRSGIVGVGHIGKFHSRIYSELAAAGETTFSAIYDTNFDNARAVAEQYGTRAVETLEEFSTLVDCASVATPTPFHFDTAGFLLERGIHLLIEKPITETTEQAQKLVALAKEKKLILQVGHVERFNPVMAVLEKHLNHPRFIEAHRLSPYPNRSVEIGVVLDLMIHDLEVILHLIKSPIKSVDAVGIPVLSKREDIANARIRFENGSVANVTASRISPEKMRKLRVFQEDAYLSLDYGEQSGEIYRKDGFQIVREVVPIERDDALTRQLQSFLTCAQQGIQPRVSGNQAAAALELAIRITHAIEASPFGDKLPE from the coding sequence ATGACTAAAATCCGCTCCGGCATCGTTGGCGTTGGCCACATTGGCAAATTCCATTCCCGCATTTACTCCGAACTCGCCGCCGCTGGTGAAACGACTTTCAGCGCGATCTACGATACGAATTTCGACAACGCCCGCGCTGTCGCCGAACAATATGGAACTCGCGCCGTCGAGACGCTGGAGGAATTTTCCACGCTGGTCGATTGCGCGTCCGTCGCCACGCCGACGCCATTTCACTTCGACACCGCCGGGTTTTTGCTGGAGCGCGGCATTCATTTGCTCATCGAAAAGCCGATCACCGAAACGACCGAGCAGGCGCAGAAACTGGTCGCCCTCGCGAAGGAAAAAAAACTCATCCTGCAAGTCGGCCACGTTGAGCGTTTCAACCCCGTGATGGCCGTCCTCGAAAAACACCTCAACCACCCGCGCTTCATCGAGGCTCATCGACTTTCTCCCTACCCTAATCGCAGCGTGGAAATCGGCGTCGTGCTCGACCTCATGATCCACGATCTGGAGGTCATTTTGCATCTCATCAAGTCGCCGATCAAGTCGGTCGATGCGGTCGGCATCCCGGTCTTGAGCAAGCGCGAGGACATCGCCAACGCGCGCATTCGTTTTGAAAATGGCTCCGTCGCCAATGTCACCGCGAGCCGCATCAGCCCTGAGAAAATGCGCAAGCTGCGGGTCTTTCAGGAGGACGCTTATCTATCGCTCGATTACGGCGAACAATCGGGCGAAATCTATCGCAAGGACGGCTTCCAGATTGTGCGCGAAGTCGTGCCCATCGAACGCGACGATGCCCTCACACGGCAGTTGCAAAGTTTTCTAACTTGCGCGCAACAAGGCATCCAGCCGCGCGTCTCCGGCAACCAGGCCGCCGCTGCACTGGAACTGGCGATTCGCATCACGCACGCCATCGAAGCTTCCCCTTTTGGCGACAAGCTGCCGGAATGA
- the lpxB gene encoding lipid-A-disaccharide synthase, translating into MKHLYLVAGELSGDAHGASLMRALQAQLGEVSFSGAGGPEMQSLASGPFLEWTSHAVVGLWEVIKNYGYFRREFHRMIGEIGALQPDAVILIDYPGFNLRLAKALRAKVPALKIIYYISPQVWAWNRRRIPKMARWLDLMICLFPFEKELYEASGLRTEFAGHPMLDELEKKRLPDVSRDLTSIGLFPGSREREVRKILPIMLEAGRILHRRHPELRFAIPAASEKLLTLIREMTAGFPHCEVTLRNAYPLMQTCGAGLIASGTATLEAAFLGLPYALLYKVSPLTYEVGRRVIRVPFLGMVNILAGREVIPEFVQKKADPTSIAMSVESFLFDPQKRLQLESDLRNVIAMLGERGAASKAAQAVCELLT; encoded by the coding sequence ATGAAACACCTCTATCTAGTCGCTGGCGAACTCAGTGGCGACGCTCATGGCGCGTCGTTGATGCGCGCTTTGCAGGCGCAGTTAGGAGAGGTTAGTTTCTCCGGCGCGGGCGGTCCTGAAATGCAGTCGCTGGCCAGCGGACCTTTCCTCGAATGGACCAGTCACGCAGTAGTCGGGCTCTGGGAAGTGATTAAAAACTACGGCTACTTCCGCCGCGAATTTCACCGCATGATCGGCGAGATCGGCGCACTGCAACCCGACGCCGTCATTCTCATCGACTACCCCGGCTTCAATCTGCGACTAGCCAAAGCCCTGCGTGCAAAAGTTCCCGCGTTAAAAATCATCTACTACATCAGCCCGCAAGTCTGGGCCTGGAATCGACGCCGCATTCCGAAGATGGCCCGCTGGCTCGACCTCATGATCTGCCTGTTTCCGTTCGAGAAAGAACTCTATGAGGCGAGCGGACTGCGCACCGAGTTTGCCGGTCACCCGATGTTAGATGAACTGGAGAAAAAACGACTGCCCGATGTTAGTCGTGATTTGACTTCCATCGGACTCTTTCCCGGCAGCCGCGAGCGTGAGGTTAGGAAGATACTACCCATTATGTTAGAAGCGGGTCGGATTCTCCATCGGCGCCACCCGGAATTGCGCTTCGCCATTCCCGCCGCCAGCGAGAAATTACTAACCTTGATCCGCGAAATGACCGCTGGTTTTCCCCATTGCGAAGTCACCTTACGCAACGCCTATCCGCTCATGCAAACCTGCGGCGCGGGCCTGATCGCCTCGGGCACCGCAACGCTGGAAGCCGCCTTTTTAGGCCTGCCCTACGCGCTGCTTTACAAGGTGAGCCCCCTCACCTACGAAGTCGGACGCCGCGTCATTCGTGTGCCGTTTTTGGGAATGGTTAACATTCTCGCCGGGCGCGAAGTCATCCCGGAATTCGTCCAGAAAAAAGCCGATCCGACTTCCATTGCCATGTCGGTGGAATCCTTCCTCTTCGATCCGCAGAAACGACTGCAACTCGAATCGGATTTGCGCAACGTCATCGCGATGTTAGGAGAACGTGGCGCCGCCAGCAAAGCGGCGCAGGCCGTCTGCGAATTGCTAACATGA